A DNA window from Motilibacter rhizosphaerae contains the following coding sequences:
- a CDS encoding Ig-like domain-containing protein: MPSASLARRAASSAVAAALAVGTLSAVVVVGTAATASAATTVDLAYAPLTFDHSAGKFTDVVGNGKANGDVVVYKNVGPAGKPAIDAVVTTTLSGAAFLNTTTSYDAPGSASTAAAPFQADISTSGTNGTAQFTFAFYAAGTYTLPGSGTPVVLRNVAVTSIDLDSSGSGLQFTDFTGFQDYTMMSAGNGGKITAPTAQGGQRVRFLTSDTSNSSAIPQDQVEVDFDRLQQVSISVGATATSSTNYFGLLFSPADWTGVTTPTRTANPYNVAPTTTSSTYWVQSGTPTVLPRSAFGTYADADGNPMAGVRIPTLPANGTFQYDGSGTWQPVTAGQLVSSEDVDAGLLRFSPGAAASVGPVGFVVNDGLADSAGGTTLTVGIAAQGQAITFAAPPSTATGRAFASGAVASSGLPVTLTSSTNGICTASGSTITTIATGTCTVQADQAGSASYATAVPVTRSFQVVAPVAQTVTFTQPTDKVLTTGPLLFASGATASSGLPVTLTSLTPAVCSTSAQAISADAAGTCTVQASQAGDATRTAATPVSRSFAVTATTWTVTYSANGGTGSVASGTFSAGGSTPVAAGTGLGRAGYRFAGWNTAAAGTGTAYAAGSTYAVAADATLYAQWVQQVTVAYSANGGTGSVTSDTVDVGSATTIRSGAPLSRTGSVFTGWSTTPSGPGTARAVGSSFTPVASTTLYARWNATPVVTGGTTQTIALHGTPGAVTATDADGDPLTFSATGPLPAGLALGSDGTFTGTATLAGTYVATLSVDDGRTGGLATAPLTIVVSAAPGAPGTAPDDVRTPAGAPVTVPVLANDTDPSGWALSVTSVAPAAHGTPTLTSGVVTYAPQPGWSGTDAFTYTIGDGHGGVAVGTVTVTVTPVAVADTATTTGTAPVEVAVLGNDAGTLDPTTVRILTPPAHGTTTVLASGRVAYAAAPGFAGTDTFGYDAADAAGSRTASTVAVTVQAPAPAPAAPLASTGTGTATQTRTVPVPSGGSVALLDAAGTTVSRVERPGEGTYLLDPGTGTISFVPAAGFVGTAGGVGFRVVDAYGQALDATYVPTVTAAPAAPAAPVAPAGPAAPAPAPAPPTGGAGPAAPQQPSPRAATSAPRLRVLTAVAGGGTVPVQCSVSDAQIARCSVVLRTTVSGRQVVVGSGSVALPAAAAAQAVTVPVQLTPLGRTLAAQPGGQPLVIATSVTPRDGGPALAARAVTRVVAKHVVAVRPVFFATDSWAISPADRHYLDRLRTQLDGVTSVRCVGSTDSRNTDTYNTHLGQRRAAAVCAYLLRGRDVSHIAVTTGESAPKATNTTPAGMAYNRRTDIALDY, translated from the coding sequence GTGCCCTCTGCTTCCCTCGCCCGTCGTGCCGCCTCCTCCGCCGTCGCGGCTGCCCTGGCCGTCGGGACCCTGTCCGCCGTGGTCGTGGTCGGGACGGCCGCGACCGCCAGCGCCGCCACCACCGTCGACCTCGCGTACGCGCCGCTGACGTTCGACCACAGCGCGGGCAAGTTCACCGACGTCGTCGGCAACGGCAAGGCCAACGGCGACGTCGTCGTCTACAAGAACGTCGGCCCCGCAGGCAAGCCGGCCATCGACGCGGTCGTCACGACCACCCTGTCGGGGGCGGCGTTCCTGAACACCACGACCAGCTACGACGCTCCCGGCTCCGCGTCGACGGCTGCCGCGCCGTTCCAGGCCGACATCTCCACGAGCGGCACGAACGGCACGGCGCAGTTCACGTTCGCGTTCTACGCGGCCGGCACGTACACCCTCCCCGGCTCGGGCACGCCCGTCGTGCTGCGCAACGTCGCGGTCACGTCGATCGACCTCGACTCGTCGGGATCCGGCCTGCAGTTCACCGACTTCACCGGGTTCCAGGACTACACGATGATGTCCGCCGGGAACGGCGGGAAGATCACCGCACCGACCGCGCAGGGCGGCCAGCGCGTGCGGTTCCTCACCTCGGACACCAGCAACTCCAGCGCGATCCCGCAGGACCAGGTCGAGGTCGACTTCGACCGCCTGCAGCAGGTCAGCATCAGCGTGGGCGCGACCGCGACCTCGTCCACCAACTACTTCGGCCTGCTCTTCTCGCCCGCCGACTGGACCGGGGTGACGACGCCCACGCGGACCGCCAACCCGTACAACGTCGCGCCGACGACCACCAGCTCGACCTACTGGGTGCAGTCGGGGACGCCGACCGTGCTGCCCCGCAGCGCTTTCGGCACCTACGCGGACGCCGACGGCAACCCGATGGCGGGCGTCCGGATCCCGACCCTGCCGGCCAACGGCACCTTCCAGTACGACGGGAGCGGCACCTGGCAGCCCGTGACGGCGGGACAGCTCGTCTCCAGCGAGGACGTCGACGCCGGCCTGCTCCGCTTCTCCCCGGGAGCGGCCGCGAGCGTGGGGCCCGTCGGCTTCGTCGTCAACGACGGCCTCGCCGACAGCGCCGGCGGGACGACGCTGACGGTCGGCATCGCTGCACAGGGCCAAGCGATCACCTTCGCCGCGCCGCCCTCGACGGCGACGGGCCGCGCCTTCGCCTCCGGCGCGGTGGCCAGCTCGGGCCTGCCGGTCACGCTGACCAGCAGCACCAACGGGATCTGCACCGCCAGCGGCAGCACCATCACGACGATCGCCACCGGGACCTGCACGGTGCAGGCGGACCAGGCCGGCAGCGCGTCGTACGCCACCGCCGTCCCCGTCACGCGGTCCTTCCAGGTCGTCGCCCCCGTCGCGCAGACGGTGACCTTCACCCAGCCGACCGACAAGGTCCTCACCACCGGCCCGCTCCTCTTCGCCTCCGGCGCCACGGCGTCGTCCGGCCTGCCGGTCACCCTGACCTCGCTGACCCCCGCGGTGTGCTCGACCAGCGCGCAGGCCATCAGCGCCGACGCGGCCGGTACCTGCACGGTGCAGGCCTCGCAGGCCGGGGACGCGACCCGGACGGCGGCGACCCCCGTCAGCCGCTCGTTCGCGGTCACCGCGACGACCTGGACGGTGACCTACTCGGCCAACGGCGGCACGGGTTCTGTGGCCTCCGGCACCTTCTCCGCGGGCGGCTCGACTCCCGTCGCTGCCGGCACCGGACTGGGCCGTGCGGGGTACCGCTTCGCCGGCTGGAACACCGCCGCGGCCGGCACGGGCACGGCGTACGCCGCCGGCAGCACGTACGCCGTGGCCGCCGACGCGACGCTCTACGCCCAGTGGGTCCAGCAGGTCACCGTGGCCTACTCGGCCAACGGCGGCACCGGCAGCGTCACCAGCGACACCGTGGACGTCGGGTCGGCGACCACCATCCGCTCCGGGGCGCCGCTGAGCCGCACCGGCTCGGTCTTCACCGGCTGGAGCACCACGCCCTCCGGTCCGGGCACGGCCCGCGCCGTCGGCTCGAGCTTCACGCCGGTCGCCAGCACGACGCTGTACGCGCGGTGGAACGCCACCCCGGTCGTCACCGGCGGCACCACGCAGACCATCGCGCTGCACGGCACCCCCGGCGCCGTCACCGCGACCGACGCGGACGGCGACCCGCTCACCTTCTCGGCGACCGGACCCCTGCCGGCCGGCCTCGCGCTCGGCTCCGACGGGACCTTCACCGGCACCGCCACCCTCGCCGGCACGTACGTCGCCACGCTCAGCGTCGACGACGGCCGCACGGGCGGGCTCGCCACCGCGCCGCTCACGATCGTCGTGAGCGCCGCCCCCGGCGCCCCGGGAACCGCGCCGGACGACGTGCGCACGCCCGCCGGCGCCCCGGTCACGGTCCCGGTGCTCGCCAACGACACCGACCCCTCGGGCTGGGCCCTGTCGGTCACGTCGGTCGCGCCCGCCGCGCACGGCACCCCTACGCTCACCAGTGGCGTCGTGACGTACGCGCCGCAGCCCGGCTGGTCCGGCACGGACGCCTTCACCTACACGATCGGCGACGGGCACGGCGGGGTGGCCGTGGGCACCGTCACGGTCACGGTGACGCCGGTCGCCGTCGCGGACACCGCCACCACCACCGGCACCGCGCCGGTGGAGGTCGCCGTGCTCGGCAACGACGCCGGCACGCTCGACCCGACGACGGTGCGCATCCTCACCCCGCCGGCGCACGGCACCACCACGGTGCTCGCCTCCGGCCGGGTCGCGTACGCCGCGGCTCCGGGCTTCGCCGGCACCGACACCTTCGGCTACGACGCGGCGGACGCCGCGGGCTCACGGACCGCGAGCACCGTCGCCGTCACTGTGCAGGCGCCGGCCCCCGCGCCCGCCGCCCCGCTCGCGTCCACCGGCACGGGCACCGCGACGCAGACCCGGACGGTGCCCGTGCCCTCGGGCGGCTCGGTGGCCCTGCTCGACGCGGCGGGGACCACCGTCAGCCGGGTCGAGCGGCCGGGCGAGGGCACCTACCTGCTCGATCCCGGGACCGGCACGATCAGCTTCGTCCCCGCCGCCGGCTTCGTGGGGACCGCAGGCGGCGTGGGCTTCCGCGTGGTGGACGCGTACGGCCAGGCGCTCGACGCGACCTACGTGCCCACCGTCACGGCGGCACCCGCGGCACCAGCGGCACCCGTGGCACCCGCGGGTCCCGCGGCTCCGGCCCCGGCTCCCGCGCCGCCCACTGGTGGCGCCGGACCGGCTGCGCCGCAGCAGCCCTCGCCGCGCGCGGCCACCAGCGCGCCGAGGCTGCGCGTGCTGACGGCCGTCGCCGGAGGCGGCACGGTCCCGGTGCAGTGCAGCGTCTCCGACGCGCAGATCGCCCGCTGCTCCGTCGTCCTGCGCACCACGGTGTCGGGACGCCAGGTCGTCGTCGGGAGCGGCTCCGTCGCGCTGCCAGCGGCCGCTGCCGCGCAGGCGGTCACCGTGCCGGTGCAGCTGACCCCGCTGGGGCGCACCCTGGCCGCGCAGCCGGGAGGACAGCCGCTGGTGATCGCGACGTCCGTCACCCCGCGCGACGGCGGGCCCGCGCTAGCGGCGCGCGCTGTCACGAGGGTGGTCGCCAAGCACGTCGTCGCGGTGCGGCCGGTCTTCTTCGCGACCGACAGCTGGGCGATCTCCCCGGCGGACCGGCACTACCTCGACCGGCTCCGCACGCAGCTCGACGGCGTGACGAGCGTGCGGTGCGTCGGGTCGACGGACTCGCGCAACACCGACACGTACAACACGCACCTGGGCCAGCGGCGGGCGGCGGCGGTGTGCGCGTACCTGCTGCGGGGGCGCGACGTGTCGCACATCGCGGTCACCACGGGCGAGAGCGCGCCGAAGGCGACGAACACCACGCCGGCCGGCATGGCCTACAACAGGCGCACGGACATCGCGCTCGACTACTGA
- the mfd gene encoding transcription-repair coupling factor translates to MARAVREAREGASPELEVAAPSPVRPFLVSALAADAPVGAGRTVLAVTATGREAEDLVTALGSLLRPEDVALFPAWETLPHERLSPRSDTVGQRLAVLRRLAHPSPDDPSTGPLRVVVAPVRSLLQPMVRGLGDLEPVRLRPGDETGLEETVERLVGAAYSRVDMVEKRGEFAVRGGILDVFPPTEEHPLRVEYWGDTVEEVRWFKVADQRSLEVAEHGLWAPPCRELLLTPEVQERARVLLAEHPSLAEVLDKLADGTAVEGMEALIPVLVDDLQLLPEALPAGAFVVVCDPERVRTRAADLVATSQEFLEASWATAASGGEAPIDLGASSLRDLAEVRSATLAAGRPWWTMTPFETDLELLDDDGDVLPVGAKAVEGYRGDTQRALADVKGWLGEGWRVVLVTEGHGPAERTVERLKEAGIPARLDPSLDAAPDAGVAEVATGCIEHGLVSSALKLAVLTETDIAGQRTSTKDMRRMPSRRRNQVDPLQLRPGDPVVHEQHGVGRYVEMVQRTVQGATREYLVIEYAPSKRGGPGDKLFVPTDQLDQVTRYVGGEQPALDRMGGADWQKRKGRARKAVREIASELIKLYSARMATPGHAFGPDTPWQRELEDAFPYTETPDQMSTIDEVKRDMERTVPMDRVVCGDVGYGKTEIAVRAAFKAVMDGKQVAVLVPTTLLVQQHFSTFAERYAGFPVVVKALSRFQTDKEAEAVKAAVADGSVDVVIGTHRLISGEVRFKDLGLVIVDEEQRFGVEHKEKLKQLRTNVDVLTMSATPIPRTLEMSITGIREMSTILTPPEERHPVLTYVGAYDEKQISAAIRRELLREGQVFYIHNRVESIDRAVSRLRDLVPEARIAFAHGQMNEHALEQVVLDFWERRVDVLVCTTIVESGLNISNANTLIVERGDTLGLSQLHQLRGRVGRGRERAYAYFLYPPEKPLTETAHDRLATIAQNSDLGAGMRVAMKDLEIRGAGNLLGGEQSGHIADVGFDLYVRLVGEAVAEFKGEGDTAPAEVRVELPIDAHLPHDYVPGERLRLEAYRKIAEAASADDIAAVRAELTDRYGVLPEPVENLLAVAAFRTKARAAGLRDVALQGTSVRFGPVDLPESRVMRLQRLYPKTLVKPAVQQILVPRPTTARVGGQPLRDTALLDWAATLIDAVLVDAPAVAK, encoded by the coding sequence CTGGCGCGCGCCGTGCGGGAGGCGCGCGAGGGCGCGTCCCCCGAGCTCGAGGTCGCCGCGCCGTCGCCGGTGCGCCCCTTCCTCGTCTCCGCGCTCGCCGCGGACGCGCCGGTCGGCGCCGGCCGCACGGTGCTCGCCGTCACCGCCACGGGCCGCGAGGCGGAGGACCTCGTCACCGCGCTCGGCTCGCTGCTGCGCCCCGAGGACGTCGCGCTCTTCCCGGCGTGGGAGACGCTGCCGCACGAGCGGCTCTCCCCGCGCAGCGACACCGTCGGCCAGCGCCTCGCCGTCCTGCGCCGCCTCGCCCACCCCTCGCCCGACGACCCGTCGACCGGCCCGCTGCGCGTGGTCGTCGCGCCGGTGCGCTCGCTGCTGCAGCCGATGGTCCGCGGGCTCGGCGACCTCGAGCCCGTCCGGCTGCGCCCCGGTGACGAGACCGGGCTCGAGGAGACGGTCGAGCGGCTGGTGGGAGCGGCGTACTCCCGCGTCGACATGGTCGAGAAGCGCGGCGAGTTCGCGGTCCGCGGCGGGATCCTCGACGTCTTCCCGCCGACCGAGGAGCACCCGCTCCGCGTGGAGTACTGGGGCGACACCGTCGAGGAGGTGCGCTGGTTCAAGGTCGCCGACCAGCGCTCGCTCGAGGTGGCCGAGCACGGGCTCTGGGCGCCGCCCTGCCGCGAGCTGCTGCTGACCCCCGAGGTGCAGGAGCGGGCGCGCGTGCTGCTCGCCGAGCACCCCTCGCTCGCCGAGGTCCTCGACAAGCTCGCCGACGGCACCGCCGTCGAGGGCATGGAGGCGCTCATCCCGGTCCTCGTCGACGACCTCCAGCTGCTGCCCGAGGCGCTGCCCGCCGGCGCGTTCGTCGTGGTGTGCGACCCGGAGCGCGTGCGCACCCGCGCGGCCGACCTCGTCGCGACCTCCCAGGAGTTCCTCGAGGCGTCGTGGGCGACGGCCGCGAGCGGCGGCGAGGCGCCGATCGACCTCGGGGCCTCGTCCCTGCGCGACCTCGCGGAGGTCCGCAGCGCGACGCTCGCGGCGGGCCGCCCGTGGTGGACCATGACGCCGTTCGAGACCGACCTCGAGCTGCTCGACGACGACGGCGACGTGCTGCCGGTGGGCGCGAAGGCCGTCGAGGGCTACCGCGGCGACACGCAGCGCGCCCTCGCGGACGTCAAGGGCTGGCTCGGCGAGGGCTGGCGCGTCGTGCTCGTCACCGAGGGCCACGGCCCGGCCGAGCGCACGGTCGAGCGGCTCAAGGAGGCGGGGATCCCCGCGCGCCTGGACCCCTCGCTCGACGCTGCTCCCGACGCGGGCGTCGCCGAGGTCGCGACGGGCTGCATCGAGCACGGGCTCGTGTCCTCGGCGCTCAAGCTCGCGGTGCTCACCGAGACCGACATCGCCGGGCAGCGCACCTCGACCAAGGACATGCGGCGCATGCCGTCGCGCCGGCGCAACCAGGTCGACCCGCTGCAGCTGCGGCCGGGCGACCCGGTGGTGCACGAGCAGCACGGCGTCGGCCGCTACGTCGAGATGGTGCAGCGCACCGTCCAGGGCGCGACGCGCGAGTACCTCGTCATCGAGTACGCCCCCTCGAAGCGCGGCGGCCCCGGCGACAAGCTGTTCGTGCCCACCGACCAGCTCGACCAGGTGACCCGCTACGTCGGCGGCGAGCAGCCCGCCCTCGACCGCATGGGCGGCGCCGACTGGCAGAAGCGCAAGGGCCGCGCGCGCAAGGCGGTCCGCGAGATCGCCTCCGAGCTCATCAAGCTCTACTCCGCGCGCATGGCCACGCCGGGCCACGCCTTCGGGCCGGACACCCCGTGGCAGCGCGAGCTCGAGGACGCGTTCCCCTACACCGAGACGCCCGACCAGATGTCGACCATCGACGAGGTCAAGCGCGACATGGAGCGCACGGTCCCCATGGACCGCGTCGTCTGCGGCGACGTCGGCTACGGCAAGACCGAGATCGCCGTACGCGCCGCCTTCAAGGCGGTGATGGACGGCAAGCAGGTCGCGGTCCTCGTGCCGACGACCCTGCTGGTGCAGCAGCACTTCTCGACGTTCGCCGAGCGCTACGCGGGCTTCCCCGTCGTGGTGAAGGCGCTGTCGCGCTTCCAGACCGACAAGGAGGCCGAGGCCGTGAAGGCCGCGGTCGCCGACGGCTCGGTCGACGTCGTCATCGGCACCCACCGGCTGATCTCCGGTGAGGTGCGGTTCAAGGACCTCGGCCTGGTGATCGTCGACGAGGAGCAGCGCTTCGGCGTCGAGCACAAGGAGAAGCTCAAGCAGCTGCGCACCAACGTGGACGTGCTCACGATGTCGGCGACGCCGATCCCGCGCACGCTGGAGATGTCCATCACCGGCATCCGCGAGATGTCGACGATCCTGACCCCGCCGGAGGAGCGCCACCCGGTGCTCACCTACGTCGGTGCCTACGACGAGAAGCAGATCTCGGCGGCGATCCGCCGCGAGCTCCTGCGCGAGGGCCAGGTCTTCTACATCCACAACCGCGTCGAGTCGATCGACCGCGCGGTCTCGCGGCTGCGCGACCTCGTGCCCGAGGCGAGGATCGCCTTCGCGCACGGCCAGATGAACGAGCACGCCCTCGAGCAGGTCGTGCTCGACTTCTGGGAGCGGCGCGTGGACGTGCTGGTGTGCACCACGATCGTCGAGTCCGGCCTCAACATCTCCAACGCCAACACGCTCATCGTCGAGCGCGGTGACACGCTCGGACTGTCCCAGCTGCACCAGCTCCGCGGGCGCGTGGGCCGCGGGCGGGAGCGGGCGTACGCGTACTTCCTCTACCCGCCGGAGAAGCCGCTGACGGAGACCGCCCACGACCGGCTCGCGACCATCGCGCAGAACAGCGACCTCGGTGCCGGCATGCGCGTGGCCATGAAGGACCTCGAGATCCGCGGAGCCGGCAACCTGCTCGGCGGCGAGCAGTCCGGCCACATCGCGGACGTCGGCTTCGACCTCTACGTCCGGCTCGTCGGCGAGGCGGTCGCGGAGTTCAAGGGCGAGGGCGACACCGCGCCCGCCGAGGTCAGGGTCGAGCTGCCCATCGACGCGCACCTGCCGCACGACTACGTGCCGGGGGAGCGGCTGCGGCTCGAGGCGTACCGGAAGATCGCGGAGGCGGCGTCCGCCGACGACATCGCTGCGGTGCGGGCGGAGCTGACCGACCGCTACGGCGTGCTGCCCGAGCCGGTCGAGAACCTGCTGGCCGTGGCCGCTTTCCGCACGAAGGCACGCGCGGCCGGCTTGCGCGACGTCGCGCTGCAGGGGACGTCGGTGCGCTTCGGGCCGGTCGACCTGCCGGAGAGCCGGGTCATGCGGCTCCAGCGGCTCTACCCGAAGACGCTCGTCAAGCCTGCGGTGCAGCAGATCCTCGTGCCGCGGCCGACGACGGCGCGCGTCGGTGGGCAGCCGCTCCGGGACACCGCGCTGCTCGACTGGGCGGCGACGCTCATCGACGCGGTGCTGGTGGACGCCCCGGCCGTCGCGAAGTAG
- a CDS encoding ATP-binding protein: MTLAPLPPPPGVLLALRVQIGLEGAHALRGQLLAALRRAGSPVDLHDAALVAAELLANAAVHAGGDCCVRAVLEPGVLRVEVEDRVPADDRLVAAVALARVGAPGGLGESGRGLALVSATCSAWGVLAVPGGKVVWAELPR; the protein is encoded by the coding sequence ATGACCCTCGCTCCGCTCCCGCCGCCGCCTGGCGTCCTGCTCGCCCTGCGCGTGCAGATCGGGCTGGAGGGCGCGCACGCCCTCCGTGGCCAGCTGCTCGCCGCGCTGCGCCGGGCCGGCAGCCCCGTCGACCTCCACGACGCCGCGCTCGTCGCCGCCGAGCTGCTCGCCAACGCCGCGGTGCACGCGGGCGGCGACTGCTGCGTGCGCGCGGTGCTCGAGCCCGGGGTGCTCCGGGTCGAGGTGGAGGACCGCGTACCGGCCGACGACCGCCTCGTCGCGGCGGTGGCCCTGGCCCGCGTCGGCGCGCCCGGCGGGCTGGGGGAGAGCGGGCGCGGCCTCGCGCTGGTGTCCGCGACGTGCTCCGCGTGGGGAGTGCTCGCCGTCCCCGGCGGCAAGGTGGTCTGGGCCGAGCTGCCGCGCTGA
- a CDS encoding WhiB family transcriptional regulator, protein MSVLPSFLDLGTTTPCAGQHAVFFPPVVAKEGDEERRAREARALALCRRCPVAADCLAWAVASDCGSGVWGGSTEEQRAAARPRSRRARTA, encoded by the coding sequence ATGTCCGTGCTGCCCTCGTTCCTCGACCTCGGCACCACCACGCCGTGCGCCGGTCAGCACGCCGTCTTCTTCCCGCCGGTCGTGGCGAAGGAGGGCGACGAGGAGCGCCGGGCCCGCGAGGCCAGGGCGCTCGCCCTGTGCCGGCGCTGCCCGGTGGCGGCCGACTGCCTCGCCTGGGCCGTTGCCTCCGACTGCGGCTCCGGGGTCTGGGGCGGCAGCACCGAGGAGCAGCGCGCCGCGGCGCGCCCGCGCAGCCGCCGCGCGCGGACCGCGTGA
- the ppc gene encoding phosphoenolpyruvate carboxylase produces the protein MPAHEEEPAVTAAPAVDTDEIPAELRADIRVLGRLLGETLVRQEGEELRDLVERVRHLAREDGTAAAELLATLDVHTAALLARAFSMFFHLTNVAEQVHRTRQLRRERAELGGWLHRAVDAIDAAGVPREELGELVAHLSVRPVFTAHPTEAARRTVLTKLRRIGELVEREDWRDDPRTVRRLAELIDLLWQSDELRSERPEVIDEARNAVYYLSELFAIAVPDVLEELVDELARVDVDLPLFAKPLTFGSWIGGDRDGNPNVTPGVTFDVFLLQHEHALRGAAEEVDQLRAELSSNARIAGVTPELEASLAADLEKLPEVPPRYRRLNQQEPYRLKLTCIREKIAATRRRHAAGSPHVPGRDYAGTQELIDDLVVVRESLLAHKGALIAHGRLERLIRTLEAFGLHLATLDVREHSEAHHMALGQLFDRLQEPGAPAYAALAQPERQALLSAELGSRRPLAPTPPPLDAAGARVFAVFQTVADVLDRFGPAVVESYIISMTHHADDVFAAVLLAREAGLVDLPGGVARIGFVPLLETGEELKAADRILDELLSDPSYRRLVELRGDVQEVMLGYSDSSKDAGIAASQWGIHRAQRRLRDTARRHGVRLRLFHGRGGTVGRGGGPTYDAILAQPWGTLDGEIKLTEQGEVISDKYLLPSLARENLELTLAATLTATVLHRESRVQPGVLESYDAVMDLLAGAAEDTYRRLTRGPELATYFAQSTPVEMLGDLNIGSRPSRRPSADAGLSALRAIPWVFGWTQTRQIVPGWYGVGTGLAAAREAGHGAALQEMWQEWDFFRNFLSNVEMTLVKTDLRIARHYIDSLVEPGLRGIFDDIVAEHERTVAEVLRVTGESQLLGANPTLLRTLQVRDAYLDPISYLQVSLLERARAAGDAVDPELRRALLLTVNGVAAGLRNTG, from the coding sequence GTGCCCGCCCACGAGGAGGAGCCCGCGGTGACCGCTGCCCCTGCCGTCGACACCGACGAGATCCCCGCCGAGCTGCGCGCCGACATCCGCGTCCTCGGCCGGCTGCTCGGCGAGACCCTCGTGCGGCAGGAGGGCGAGGAGCTGCGCGACCTCGTCGAGCGGGTGCGCCACCTGGCCCGCGAGGACGGGACCGCCGCCGCCGAGCTGCTGGCCACGCTCGACGTGCACACCGCAGCGCTGCTCGCCCGCGCGTTCTCCATGTTCTTCCACCTCACCAACGTCGCCGAGCAGGTCCACCGGACCCGCCAGTTGCGCCGCGAGCGCGCCGAGCTCGGCGGCTGGCTGCACCGCGCGGTCGACGCGATCGACGCCGCCGGCGTCCCGCGCGAGGAGCTCGGCGAGCTCGTCGCGCACCTCTCGGTCCGTCCGGTGTTCACCGCGCACCCGACCGAGGCCGCCCGGCGCACCGTGCTCACCAAGCTGCGCCGCATCGGCGAGCTCGTCGAGCGCGAGGACTGGCGCGACGACCCGCGCACCGTGCGCCGGCTCGCCGAGCTCATCGACCTGCTCTGGCAGAGCGACGAGCTGCGCTCCGAGCGCCCCGAGGTCATCGACGAGGCGCGCAACGCCGTCTACTACCTCTCCGAGCTGTTCGCCATCGCCGTGCCCGACGTGCTCGAGGAGCTCGTCGACGAGCTCGCCCGGGTCGACGTCGACCTGCCGCTGTTCGCCAAGCCGCTGACGTTCGGCTCCTGGATCGGCGGCGACCGCGACGGCAACCCCAACGTGACCCCGGGCGTCACCTTCGACGTCTTCCTCCTCCAGCACGAGCACGCGCTGCGCGGCGCGGCCGAGGAGGTCGACCAGCTGCGCGCCGAGCTCTCCTCCAACGCGCGCATCGCCGGCGTCACCCCCGAGCTCGAGGCCAGCCTCGCCGCCGACCTCGAGAAGCTGCCGGAGGTGCCGCCGCGCTACCGCCGGCTCAACCAGCAGGAGCCGTACCGCCTCAAGCTCACCTGCATCCGCGAGAAGATCGCCGCGACCCGGCGGCGGCACGCGGCGGGCAGCCCGCACGTCCCCGGCCGCGACTACGCCGGCACCCAGGAGCTCATCGACGACCTCGTCGTCGTCCGCGAGTCGCTGCTCGCGCACAAGGGCGCGCTCATCGCGCACGGCCGGCTCGAGCGCCTCATCCGCACGCTCGAGGCCTTCGGCCTCCACCTCGCCACCTTGGACGTGCGCGAGCACTCCGAGGCCCACCACATGGCCCTGGGCCAGCTGTTCGACCGGCTCCAGGAGCCCGGCGCCCCGGCGTACGCCGCGCTCGCGCAGCCCGAGCGGCAGGCCCTGCTCTCGGCCGAGCTGGGCAGCCGCCGCCCGCTCGCGCCGACGCCCCCTCCGCTCGACGCCGCCGGGGCCCGGGTCTTCGCGGTGTTCCAGACCGTCGCCGACGTGCTCGACCGCTTCGGCCCCGCCGTCGTCGAGTCGTACATCATCTCGATGACCCACCACGCCGACGACGTCTTCGCCGCCGTGCTGCTCGCCCGCGAGGCCGGGCTGGTCGACCTCCCGGGCGGCGTCGCCCGCATCGGCTTCGTCCCGCTGCTCGAGACCGGCGAGGAGCTCAAGGCCGCCGACCGCATCCTCGACGAGCTGCTCTCCGACCCGTCCTACCGCCGGCTGGTCGAGCTGCGCGGCGATGTGCAGGAGGTCATGCTCGGCTACTCCGACTCCAGCAAGGACGCCGGCATCGCCGCGTCCCAGTGGGGGATCCACCGCGCCCAGCGCCGGCTGCGCGACACCGCGCGCCGCCACGGCGTACGCCTCCGGCTCTTCCACGGCCGCGGCGGCACCGTCGGGCGCGGCGGCGGCCCGACCTACGACGCGATCCTCGCGCAGCCCTGGGGCACGCTCGACGGCGAGATCAAGCTGACCGAGCAGGGCGAGGTCATCAGCGACAAGTACCTCCTGCCGTCGCTGGCCCGCGAGAACCTCGAGCTCACCCTCGCCGCCACCCTCACCGCGACCGTGCTGCACCGCGAGTCGCGGGTCCAGCCGGGCGTGCTGGAGAGCTACGACGCCGTCATGGACCTGCTCGCCGGGGCGGCCGAGGACACCTACCGCCGGCTGACGCGCGGGCCGGAGCTGGCGACGTACTTCGCGCAGTCCACGCCCGTCGAGATGCTCGGCGACCTCAACATCGGCTCGCGCCCCTCCCGCCGGCCCTCCGCCGACGCCGGGCTCTCCGCCCTGCGCGCCATCCCGTGGGTGTTCGGCTGGACCCAGACCCGGCAGATCGTCCCCGGCTGGTACGGCGTGGGCACCGGCCTCGCCGCCGCGCGCGAGGCCGGCCACGGCGCCGCGCTGCAGGAGATGTGGCAGGAGTGGGACTTCTTCCGCAACTTCCTCAGCAACGTCGAGATGACGCTGGTCAAGACCGACCTGCGCATCGCCCGGCACTACATCGACTCCCTCGTCGAGCCCGGGCTGCGCGGCATCTTCGACGACATCGTCGCCGAGCACGAGCGGACCGTCGCCGAGGTGCTGCGCGTCACCGGGGAGTCGCAGCTGCTCGGGGCCAACCCGACCCTGCTGCGCACGCTGCAGGTCCGCGACGCGTACCTCGACCCGATCTCCTACCTCCAGGTCTCGCTGCTGGAGCGGGCCCGCGCGGCGGGCGACGCGGTCGACCCCGAGCTGCGGCGCGCGCTGCTGCTCACCGTCAACGGCGTCGCGGCGGGGCTGCGCAACACCGGCTGA